The following are encoded in a window of Sulfitobacter sp. S190 genomic DNA:
- a CDS encoding xanthine dehydrogenase family protein molybdopterin-binding subunit, whose product MDKFGKSQPITRVEDQRFLTGTGRYVDDIAPEDALHCYVFRAPVAHGVITELDVSEARAAEGVALVVTCADLEEAGVDISMWAATVKNRDGTAAAAPVRPILARDKMRFVGEPVAVVVAQTYEQARDAAELIMLDYDELPAKTDMAQGGAPVHEEAPDNRAFDWGMGDEAATEAAFASAARTVRMDVDDNRIIVNSIEPRGCFAEWDGTRLHLSNNGQGVWVHKNALVKASKLDEDAVRVTNPDTGGAFGMKGMGYPEYLVCAHAAKVLGRPTRWMSERTEAMLSDNAGRDLTSTAELAFDADNRITAYRVHTKCNLGAYNSQFGQLIQTQLFSRVLMGVYDVQTTWLQVDGFYTNTVQVDAYRGAGRPEAIFLLERIMDQAARELGVDAWDLRRLNFIKPDQFPYATTTGETYDVGDFDKVLSRVALEADRAGFDARRDADAARGLLRGQGLCYYIESILGDPTEGTKVVFREDGGVDILVGTQSGGQGHETVYAKFLSDQTGIPMDQITVVQGDSDLIKQGGGTGGSRSVTVQNNATLVTVAKIVETFSAFLADEMGVPAAEIGFDDERFRAEGSNLTPTMLEVAQMAREKGRDDLLVHHERVTLDARSFPNGAHVCEVVIDPDTGIATIDRYTVVDDFGNLINPLLAEGQVHGGVVQGIGQAVQERVVYDEDGQLLTASFMDYAMPRATDVPYISFTSEPVPSTANVMGMKGCGEAGTVGALAAVSNAVQDALWARGVHRVDMPFTPHRVWEMLQGEPIAAE is encoded by the coding sequence ATGGACAAGTTCGGCAAAAGCCAGCCCATCACCCGGGTCGAGGACCAGCGGTTTTTGACCGGAACGGGCCGTTATGTCGATGATATCGCGCCAGAGGATGCGCTGCACTGCTATGTGTTTCGGGCCCCCGTGGCGCACGGTGTCATCACCGAGCTTGACGTGAGCGAGGCCCGCGCGGCCGAAGGGGTCGCGTTGGTCGTGACCTGCGCCGATCTGGAAGAGGCAGGCGTCGACATTTCCATGTGGGCCGCCACGGTCAAGAACCGCGATGGCACAGCGGCGGCGGCACCTGTCCGCCCGATACTGGCGCGTGACAAGATGCGCTTTGTGGGCGAGCCCGTGGCCGTGGTGGTGGCCCAAACCTATGAGCAGGCGCGCGATGCGGCCGAACTGATCATGCTGGACTATGACGAGCTGCCGGCAAAGACGGACATGGCGCAGGGCGGCGCGCCGGTGCACGAAGAAGCGCCCGACAATCGCGCATTCGACTGGGGCATGGGGGACGAAGCCGCGACCGAGGCGGCGTTTGCCAGTGCTGCCCGTACGGTCAGGATGGATGTGGACGATAACCGGATCATCGTCAATTCGATCGAGCCGCGCGGATGTTTTGCCGAATGGGACGGCACGCGCCTGCACCTGTCCAACAACGGGCAGGGTGTCTGGGTGCACAAGAATGCGCTGGTCAAGGCGTCCAAGCTGGACGAGGACGCGGTGCGCGTCACCAACCCCGACACGGGCGGGGCCTTTGGCATGAAAGGCATGGGATACCCCGAATATCTGGTCTGCGCACACGCGGCGAAGGTGCTTGGCCGCCCGACACGCTGGATGTCGGAGCGTACCGAGGCGATGCTGAGCGACAACGCGGGCCGCGATCTGACCTCGACCGCAGAGCTGGCCTTTGACGCCGATAACCGTATCACCGCCTACAGAGTGCACACGAAATGCAATCTGGGCGCCTACAACAGCCAGTTCGGCCAGTTGATCCAGACCCAGCTTTTCAGCCGTGTTCTGATGGGCGTCTACGATGTGCAGACGACATGGCTGCAGGTGGACGGTTTCTATACCAATACCGTGCAGGTCGATGCCTACCGCGGTGCGGGCCGACCGGAGGCGATTTTCCTGCTTGAGCGGATCATGGACCAGGCCGCGCGCGAATTGGGTGTCGATGCATGGGACCTGCGCCGTCTCAATTTCATCAAACCCGATCAGTTCCCCTATGCCACCACAACGGGCGAAACCTATGACGTGGGCGATTTCGACAAGGTGCTGTCGCGCGTAGCGCTAGAGGCCGACCGTGCGGGCTTTGACGCCCGCCGCGATGCGGATGCCGCGCGCGGCCTGCTGCGCGGGCAGGGTCTGTGCTATTACATCGAAAGCATTCTGGGCGATCCGACCGAGGGCACAAAGGTGGTGTTCCGCGAGGACGGTGGTGTCGACATATTGGTGGGCACACAGTCGGGCGGGCAGGGCCACGAGACCGTCTATGCCAAGTTCCTGTCCGACCAGACGGGCATTCCGATGGACCAGATCACGGTGGTGCAGGGCGACAGCGATCTGATCAAGCAGGGCGGCGGCACCGGCGGATCGCGGTCGGTCACCGTGCAGAACAACGCCACTTTGGTCACGGTGGCCAAGATCGTCGAGACCTTTAGCGCGTTTCTTGCCGATGAGATGGGGGTCCCCGCGGCCGAGATCGGTTTCGATGACGAGCGGTTCCGCGCCGAGGGGTCGAACCTGACGCCGACGATGCTGGAGGTGGCGCAGATGGCGCGTGAAAAGGGCCGGGACGATCTGCTGGTGCATCACGAACGCGTGACGCTGGACGCCCGCAGTTTCCCCAACGGAGCGCATGTCTGCGAGGTCGTGATTGACCCCGACACTGGAATTGCGACCATCGACCGCTACACGGTTGTCGATGATTTCGGTAACCTTATCAATCCATTGCTGGCCGAAGGTCAGGTACATGGCGGCGTGGTGCAGGGGATCGGACAGGCGGTGCAGGAGCGTGTCGTCTATGACGAGGACGGCCAATTGCTCACGGCATCGTTCATGGACTATGCCATGCCGCGCGCAACCGATGTGCCCTATATATCATTCACCAGCGAGCCGGTGCCCTCGACCGCGAACGTGATGGGCATGAAAGGCTGTGGCGAGGCGGGAACCGTCGGCGCACTGGCGGCCGTGTCGAACGCGGTTCAGGATGCGCTTTGGGCGCGGGGGGTGCACCGTGTGGACATGCCGTTCACGCCGCACCGCGTATGGGAGATGTTGCAGGGTGAACCGATCGCAGCCGAATGA
- a CDS encoding DUF2235 domain-containing protein has product MFGKLWRRPDTDISPSRGPQTHLVILDGTMSTLSPGDETNAGLAYKLAQEMGGQLSIYYEPGLQWRDWRSTHDVVAGRGINRQIRRAYGYLASRYRPGDRIFLMGYSRGAYAVRSLAGVIDRVGLLEAHHATERNVRLAYRHYECNGETPAVRQFAEGFCHADVPIEMVGVWDTVKSLGINAPVLWRLSVARHAFHNHALGDHIKRGYHALALHETRVVYRPVLWQTTERDVDRIEQMWFRGTHGDIGGQLGGRHEARPLANIPLVWMLERAENAGLPLPEGWQKRFHCDVTAPSIGTFAGWGKVFVTRRKRVVGADPSEAVHESFGAAAAVPDAVEQTG; this is encoded by the coding sequence CTGTTCGGCAAGCTGTGGCGCAGGCCGGACACCGACATCAGCCCGTCACGGGGGCCCCAGACCCATCTGGTGATCCTTGACGGGACCATGTCGACCCTGAGCCCCGGCGACGAAACCAACGCGGGGCTAGCCTATAAACTGGCGCAGGAAATGGGCGGCCAGCTGTCGATCTACTATGAGCCGGGGCTGCAATGGCGCGACTGGCGCAGCACCCATGACGTGGTGGCAGGGCGCGGCATCAACCGCCAGATCCGGCGGGCCTATGGCTATCTCGCGTCGCGCTACCGCCCCGGGGACCGGATTTTCCTGATGGGGTATTCGCGCGGTGCCTACGCCGTGCGTTCGCTGGCGGGGGTCATCGACCGCGTCGGCCTGCTGGAGGCGCATCACGCGACCGAACGCAACGTGCGGCTTGCGTACCGCCATTACGAATGCAACGGGGAAACGCCTGCGGTGCGCCAGTTTGCCGAAGGGTTTTGCCATGCCGATGTGCCCATCGAGATGGTCGGTGTCTGGGATACGGTCAAGTCGCTGGGCATCAACGCGCCGGTGCTCTGGCGGCTGAGCGTGGCGCGGCATGCGTTTCACAACCACGCGCTGGGCGATCATATCAAGCGCGGCTATCACGCGCTGGCGCTGCACGAGACCCGTGTCGTGTACCGGCCCGTGTTGTGGCAAACCACGGAACGCGACGTGGACCGCATCGAGCAGATGTGGTTTCGCGGCACGCATGGGGACATCGGAGGCCAGTTGGGTGGGCGGCACGAAGCGCGCCCGCTGGCCAATATCCCGCTGGTGTGGATGCTTGAACGCGCCGAGAACGCGGGCCTGCCGCTGCCGGAAGGCTGGCAAAAACGGTTCCACTGCGATGTGACCGCCCCGTCAATCGGCACGTTCGCGGGGTGGGGCAAGGTGTTTGTCACCCGCCGGAAACGCGTGGTGGGGGCGGATCCGTCAGAGGCTGTGCACGAAAGCTTCGGGGCCGCTGCGGCAGTGCCGGATGCGGTGGAGCAGACCGGCTAG
- a CDS encoding PaaI family thioesterase gives MPRIAKSPDDLLSTSDALALSGLEFMQKILDGTNPGPPIGQTMGYGLHAVEQGRVVFRGAPEFNVTNPMGTVHGGWYGTLLDSAMACAVMTGIPRGAVYTTLEFKVNILRPIPLGMTIDCEGITDHVGRSTGIAHGEIRGVEDGKLYATGSTTCIVMQLA, from the coding sequence ATGCCCCGCATCGCCAAATCCCCCGACGACCTGCTCAGCACATCCGACGCTCTGGCGCTGTCGGGCCTTGAATTCATGCAGAAAATACTCGATGGGACCAACCCCGGCCCGCCCATCGGCCAGACGATGGGCTACGGCCTGCACGCGGTCGAACAGGGGCGCGTCGTGTTCCGGGGTGCGCCCGAATTCAACGTGACAAACCCGATGGGCACGGTACACGGCGGCTGGTACGGCACCCTGCTCGATTCGGCGATGGCCTGCGCAGTGATGACAGGCATCCCGCGCGGCGCGGTCTACACAACGCTCGAATTCAAGGTGAACATCCTGCGCCCCATTCCGCTGGGCATGACGATCGATTGCGAAGGCATCACCGATCACGTCGGCCGGTCCACCGGGATCGCCCATGGCGAAATCCGCGGCGTCGAGGATGGCAAGCTTTATGCGACCGGATCGACGACCTGCATCGTGATGCAACTGGCCTGA
- the metF gene encoding methylenetetrahydrofolate reductase [NAD(P)H] gives MPSPTVSFEVFPPKTVDAAFKLWDTAQALAPLAPRFFSVTYGAGGTTRDLTQDAAAVLHRTSGLPVSAHLTCVGATAAQTIATAEAFAAAGVTDIVALRGDPPAGETRFDPHPGGFASSLELIEALALMDRFTLRVGAYPECHPDAASQHANIQYLKRKFDAGADEAITQFFFDTDSFLRFRDQCAAAGIDKPIVPGILPVTNWRSARAFAERCGTAVPAWLDDAYRCADRDGRSDLLSTSLCTEMCSTLVDEGVDSLHFYTLNRPDLTRDVCRALGITPHTSLSEVA, from the coding sequence ATGCCAAGCCCCACCGTTTCTTTCGAAGTCTTTCCGCCCAAGACCGTCGATGCCGCCTTCAAACTGTGGGACACCGCGCAGGCGCTGGCCCCTCTGGCGCCGCGGTTCTTCTCGGTCACCTACGGCGCGGGCGGCACGACACGCGATCTGACACAGGATGCCGCGGCGGTGTTGCACCGCACGTCGGGGCTGCCGGTCTCTGCGCATCTGACCTGCGTGGGTGCCACCGCCGCCCAGACCATCGCCACCGCCGAAGCCTTTGCCGCCGCAGGTGTCACCGACATCGTGGCCCTGCGCGGTGATCCGCCCGCGGGCGAGACCCGGTTCGATCCCCACCCCGGCGGTTTTGCCTCCTCGCTTGAACTGATCGAGGCGCTGGCCCTGATGGACCGGTTCACGCTTCGGGTCGGCGCCTATCCCGAATGCCACCCCGATGCGGCCAGCCAGCACGCCAACATCCAGTATCTCAAACGGAAATTCGACGCGGGCGCGGACGAGGCCATTACCCAGTTCTTTTTCGACACCGACAGTTTTCTGCGGTTCCGCGATCAATGCGCGGCGGCAGGCATAGACAAACCGATCGTACCGGGCATCCTGCCGGTGACCAACTGGCGCTCCGCCCGTGCCTTTGCCGAACGGTGCGGCACGGCCGTGCCAGCGTGGCTTGACGATGCGTACCGTTGCGCGGACCGCGACGGGCGCAGTGACCTGCTGTCGACCAGCCTGTGCACGGAAATGTGCAGCACGCTTGTGGACGAAGGCGTCGACAGCCTGCATTTCTACACGCTCAACCGGCCCGATCTGACCCGCGATGTCTGCCGCGCGCTGGGCATCACCCCCCACACCTCCCTGAGCGAGGTCGCCTGA
- a CDS encoding LysR family transcriptional regulator: MHIEFRHLRTIQAIHEAGGLARAAEMMNITQSALSHQVKGLEDQAGVELFVRRSKPLKLSPAGQRLLKLAQQVLPQVAALQDEFSGLRDGSTGRMHIAIECHACFEWLFPVLEQFRRSFGEVDVDIRPGLAFDALPALLREEVDLVISSDPEEIAGVEFIELFDYNAVFVAASQHPLAAKPFIEAEDFRGETLITYPVERSRLDVFSQLLIPAKVEPAAIRQVELTAVILLLVASNRGVSVLPDWVVREVKYSSDYVTRPLTESGITRGLYAAIRADDRDKPFMRELLQLAGQEARKLQSA; encoded by the coding sequence ATGCATATCGAGTTCCGGCACCTGCGCACCATTCAGGCCATCCACGAAGCCGGTGGGTTGGCGCGGGCCGCCGAGATGATGAACATCACCCAATCCGCGCTGAGCCATCAGGTGAAAGGGTTGGAGGACCAGGCGGGAGTGGAGCTTTTCGTGCGCCGCTCCAAACCGCTGAAACTGTCGCCTGCGGGCCAGCGTTTGCTCAAGCTGGCACAGCAGGTGTTGCCGCAGGTCGCGGCGCTGCAGGATGAATTCAGCGGTCTGCGCGATGGCAGTACGGGGCGGATGCATATCGCCATCGAATGCCACGCCTGTTTTGAGTGGCTGTTCCCGGTGCTTGAACAGTTCCGGCGCAGTTTTGGCGAGGTCGATGTGGACATCCGTCCGGGGCTGGCCTTTGACGCGCTGCCCGCGCTCTTGCGCGAGGAGGTGGACCTTGTCATCTCGAGCGATCCCGAAGAGATTGCGGGCGTCGAATTCATCGAGCTGTTTGATTACAATGCGGTATTTGTCGCCGCGAGCCAGCATCCACTGGCCGCCAAGCCGTTCATCGAAGCGGAGGATTTCCGGGGCGAGACGCTGATTACCTATCCCGTTGAACGGTCGCGGCTCGATGTGTTCAGCCAGTTGCTGATCCCCGCAAAGGTAGAGCCGGCCGCCATCCGGCAGGTTGAGCTGACGGCGGTGATCCTGCTGCTGGTGGCGTCCAATCGCGGGGTGTCGGTGCTGCCCGATTGGGTGGTGCGCGAGGTGAAATATTCGTCCGATTACGTCACCCGGCCCCTGACCGAAAGCGGGATTACACGGGGGCTTTATGCGGCGATCCGTGCGGATGATCGCGACAAGCCGTTCATGCGCGAGTTGCTGCAGCTTGCGGGACAAGAGGCCCGCAAGCTGCAATCGGCCTGA
- a CDS encoding NADP-dependent oxidoreductase: MSDKMQQIVLASRPTGAPTADNFRLEESQIPTAGPGEIVVEVHYMSLDPYMRGRMDDAKSYAAPVPLDGKMEGGAVGRVIESRNDKYAVGDHVMGAFGWATHATSDGEGLARVDPDQVPLSYTLGVMGMPGFTGWFGLMEHGRPKEGETLVVAAATGPVGSMVGQLAKSMGLRVVGIAGGADKCSLAVDHFGFDACVDHRAFDSASDLRRALKEECPDGIDIYFENVGGKVLEAVLPMMNAFGRIPICGMIAWYNEGGLGASAQEQTLTGPRLWRTILVNFLSVNGFIISNHWDRMGEFHATVGPMLADGRIKTLEDVTEGLENAPEAFINLLEGGNNGKAVVKLV, translated from the coding sequence ATGTCCGACAAGATGCAGCAGATCGTTCTGGCCAGCCGCCCCACGGGCGCCCCCACCGCCGATAATTTCCGGCTCGAGGAATCGCAGATCCCCACCGCGGGTCCGGGCGAAATCGTGGTCGAAGTACATTATATGTCGCTCGACCCCTATATGCGCGGGCGCATGGACGACGCGAAATCCTATGCCGCGCCCGTTCCGCTGGACGGCAAGATGGAAGGCGGCGCCGTGGGCCGCGTCATCGAAAGCCGGAACGACAAATACGCCGTGGGCGATCACGTGATGGGCGCGTTCGGCTGGGCCACCCACGCCACGTCCGACGGTGAAGGTCTGGCGCGCGTCGATCCCGATCAGGTGCCCCTGTCCTATACGCTGGGCGTGATGGGCATGCCCGGTTTCACCGGCTGGTTCGGGCTGATGGAACACGGCCGCCCCAAGGAAGGCGAAACGCTTGTCGTTGCCGCAGCCACCGGCCCCGTGGGCTCGATGGTGGGGCAGCTGGCCAAATCCATGGGCCTGCGCGTGGTGGGCATCGCGGGCGGGGCCGACAAATGCAGCCTCGCGGTCGATCACTTCGGTTTTGACGCCTGCGTCGATCACCGTGCCTTTGACAGCGCCTCCGACCTGCGCCGCGCGCTCAAGGAAGAATGCCCCGACGGCATCGACATCTATTTCGAAAACGTCGGTGGCAAGGTGCTCGAAGCGGTCCTGCCGATGATGAACGCCTTCGGGCGCATCCCAATCTGCGGCATGATCGCGTGGTACAATGAAGGGGGTCTGGGTGCCTCCGCGCAGGAACAGACGCTGACAGGCCCCCGCCTGTGGCGCACGATCCTTGTCAACTTCCTGAGCGTCAACGGCTTCATCATCTCCAACCACTGGGACCGGATGGGCGAATTCCACGCCACCGTCGGGCCGATGCTGGCCGACGGGCGGATCAAAACGCTCGAGGACGTGACCGAGGGGCTCGAAAACGCGCCCGAGGCCTTCATCAACCTGCTCGAGGGCGGCAACAACGGCAAGGCCGTGGTAAAACTGGTCTGA
- a CDS encoding inositol monophosphatase family protein, giving the protein MVGSANLNIMIKAARKAGRALVKDFREVENLQVSMKGAGDFVSRADLNAEKILKEELRGARPTYGWLAEEGGGEDGEDPTRRWIVDPLDGTTNFLHGLPHWAISIALEHKGQVVAGVIFDAAKDEMFFAEKGAGSWMNDSRLRVSGRHRMIEAIFASGVPFGGRSDLPVTLQEFARLAPACAGIRRWGSAALDMAYVAAGRYDGYWERRLNAWDLAAGVIIVKEAGGLIEPLNPAGDILADGEVICANEAIFNSFQKVIRP; this is encoded by the coding sequence ATGGTTGGCAGTGCAAATCTCAACATCATGATCAAGGCTGCCCGCAAGGCGGGCCGCGCGTTGGTCAAGGACTTCCGCGAAGTCGAGAACCTGCAGGTGTCGATGAAGGGCGCGGGCGATTTTGTCAGCCGTGCCGATCTGAATGCCGAAAAGATCCTCAAGGAAGAATTGCGCGGCGCACGCCCCACCTATGGCTGGCTGGCCGAAGAGGGCGGCGGCGAGGATGGCGAGGACCCCACCCGCCGCTGGATCGTCGATCCGCTGGACGGGACCACGAACTTCTTGCACGGGCTGCCCCATTGGGCCATTTCCATCGCACTGGAGCACAAGGGACAGGTCGTCGCGGGCGTGATCTTTGACGCGGCCAAGGACGAGATGTTCTTTGCCGAAAAGGGCGCGGGTTCGTGGATGAACGACAGCCGCCTGCGCGTGTCGGGCCGTCACCGGATGATCGAGGCGATCTTTGCCAGCGGCGTGCCGTTTGGCGGGCGGTCCGATCTGCCGGTCACCTTGCAGGAATTTGCGCGTCTGGCCCCGGCCTGTGCGGGCATCCGGCGCTGGGGATCTGCGGCGCTGGACATGGCCTATGTCGCGGCTGGTCGTTATGACGGGTACTGGGAACGCCGCCTGAACGCCTGGGATCTCGCGGCGGGCGTCATTATCGTCAAGGAAGCCGGCGGTCTGATCGAGCCGTTGAACCCGGCGGGCGATATCCTGGCCGACGGCGAAGTGATTTGCGCCAACGAGGCAATCTTCAACAGCTTCCAGAAGGTGATCCGGCCCTAA
- a CDS encoding GFA family protein, translating into MKISAQCHCGACALTATLPGGLDPARCTCSFCRRRQAAAVTARTDSVIVTKGTDTLTRYSWGTHTAKHYFCKICGIYLYHQRRSDPAECGINLGCIEGVESWTHEPIGWTDGVNHPADQPD; encoded by the coding sequence ATGAAGATTTCTGCCCAGTGCCATTGCGGCGCCTGCGCCCTGACCGCCACCCTACCCGGCGGGCTTGATCCCGCCCGCTGCACCTGCAGCTTTTGTCGCCGCAGGCAGGCGGCCGCCGTGACCGCGCGCACAGACAGCGTGATCGTGACCAAAGGCACAGATACGCTCACCCGCTACAGCTGGGGAACGCACACGGCAAAGCATTATTTTTGCAAGATCTGTGGCATCTACCTCTACCATCAGCGCCGGTCGGATCCCGCGGAATGCGGGATCAATCTGGGCTGTATCGAAGGGGTCGAAAGCTGGACGCATGAACCCATCGGCTGGACCGACGGGGTCAACCATCCGGCGGACCAGCCGGATTAG